Proteins from a single region of Seriola aureovittata isolate HTS-2021-v1 ecotype China chromosome 9, ASM2101889v1, whole genome shotgun sequence:
- the LOC130174671 gene encoding mitochondrial carrier homolog 1-like, which yields MESPENLSGQEVGVEQDTTPTSVDVDTAVLLLGAGVTAVTHPLLYVKLLIQVGHEPLPPTVGTTMFGRRVLYLPGFFSYAHHIVKVDGKRGLFRGLSPRIISSAISTMVRSKVKQQVELLFKRDELQTSLRRVVKETTHEMIIQCLSRVATHPFHVMSVRCMAQFVGREVKYGGMFSCIVRIFKEEGVSGFYVGLIPHVLGEALFLWCCNLLAHFINTYAVDESFSQASAVRSYTKFVMGIAVSVLTYPFMLVADLMAVNNCGLVAGLPPNSPIFKSWMHCWNHLSRKGHLFRGSSFFFRRVPVTSLPSIED from the exons ATGGAATCACCAGAAAACCTGTCCGGTCAGGAAGTCGGTGTGGAGCAGGATACTACACCGACCTCCGTGGATGTGGacactgcagtgctgctgctgggagcgGGAGTAACAGCCGTTACACATCCGCTGCTGTACGTGAAGCTGCTGATACAG GTGGGACATGAACCTCTTCCCCCGACTGTGGGCACAACCATGTTTGGGAGAAGAGTCTTATACTTGCCTGGCTTTTTCTCCTATG CACATCACATCGTAAAAGTGGATGGAAAGAGGGGACTCTTCCGCGGCCTCTCACCTCGTATCATTTCCAGTGCCATCTCTACCATGGTTCGGAGCAAAGTTAAACAG CAGGTGGAGCTTCTGTTCAAGAGAGATGAGCTGCAGACTTCACTCAGGAGAGTGGTCAAAGAG ACCACACATGAAATGATCATCCAGTGCCTGTCCAGAGTCGCCACTCATCCTTTCCATG TTATGTCAGTGCGGTGTATGGCCCAGTTTGTTGGCAGAGAGGTCAAGTACGG AGGGATGTTCAGCTGTATTGTCAGGATTTTTAAGGAGGAAGGAGTTTCTGGATTCTATGT tggtCTCATACCCCATGTGCTGGGAGAGGCGCTCTTCCTGTGGTGTTGTAACCTCCTGGCTCACTTTATTAACACCTACGCTGTAGACGAAAGT TTCAGTCAGGCCTCAGCAGTAAGAAGCTACACTAAGTTTGTGATGGGA attGCAGTGAGTGTTCTGACGTATCCGTTCATGCTGGTGGCCGATCTGATGGCCGTCAACAACTGTGG CCTGGTTGCAGGTCTTCCTCCTAACTCTCCCATCTTTAAGTCCTGGATGCACTGCTGGAATCACCTGAGCCGAAAG GGTCACCTCTTCAGAGGATCCAGCTTCTTTTTCCGCCGGGTGCCTGTGACCTCCCTGCCCTCCATCGAGGACTGA